TTCGGGGGCCAAAGCGATGCCGGCGGCTGCTCAACTCTCAGGAAACCCTGCTGTCTCGTTGACGAAGGAAGGCAAGGAAGATGGATTTCGCACCTTTCATCAAGGCGCTCGTCGGTTCGCTGGTCTACTGCCTGATTGGCGTCGTGATGTTTGCGATAAGCTTCATGATCATCAAAATGGTGACCCCCTTCTCGATCCGGAAGGAAATCGAGGAGGACCAGAACACCGCGCTCGCCGTCCTGATCGGCTCGGTCATCCTTGGACTCAGCATCATCATCGCAGCCGCCGTCGGC
This Polyangiaceae bacterium DNA region includes the following protein-coding sequences:
- a CDS encoding DUF350 domain-containing protein, producing MDFAPFIKALVGSLVYCLIGVVMFAISFMIIKMVTPFSIRKEIEEDQNTALAVLIGSVILGLSIIIAAAVGG